The window GGGCGACACCCACAACCGCGAGTCCGAGTCGTAAGCGATGGTGGCGAAGCTGTGTGCCCGTAAGCACGAGGCTGGCACGGAGGCGAGTACCCCACCTGCTCGTTTTCGATCTCGAGTGGGCCTGTCGAGACGACATCAGGGAACACCCCGTGAGAGCCGGTGTGTGAGCACGAGGAGAAACGGCACCGACACGATGCCGATCACGAGGGCCACGAGGAGGCCATACCCAACGAGGAAGGGGTGAAGATAGGCAATCGGCGCACTGGTCAGCAGTGTCAACGCCAGTTCATTGACGAGGGCTGCGGCGACCAATCCACCGACCCCACCGAGGAGGCCGCCGAGTGCCGTCGTAATGAGCGTCTGGACGGTTATCAAGCGCAGCTGACTCCCCGTCGAAATACCGAGTGCGGCGAGCGTCGCGAGCTGTCGGCGTTCGGCAACTAGTTCCAGCCCCATCGTCGCGACGACGAAGAGCGTGCCGACTCCGATGGCGACGACGAGCGCGGCCACCGATAGCGCGAGTGGAAGATCGGATCCCATCGTCTCACTCGCGGTCATCTCGGCTCGAGTGAGGACAGCCGACTGTGGATACACCTGCTCGAGGTCGTCTTTGACGGTCGGTGCGTTCGTGCCGACGACGAACTGATCGGCCAGGTCGTGTTCACCGCCACCGGTGAGTGCCTGCAGTTCGCTCAACTGTACCAGGGCAATCGGGAACGTGGCCGACCCAGGGGCTCGACTCTCGCCGACGGTAACGACCGTGAAGCCGTCCGTTCCCCCCACGGTGACGGTGTCGTTTGTGTCGACGTCGAGATGTGTGGCCGCACTCTTCGAGAGGATAACTTCACCCGTCCAGTTGTCCGTGTCTGTGTAGTACGGGTCGTTCGCGGTGAGGGCTTCGGCATCGAGCCCGGCAACCGTTCCGATGCCCGGCGATGAGATGACGCCGACGACCAACACGTACTCCGATCGATCGCCGTGTTCGATCCGAACCACGTCCGTGACGATGGGGGAGACGTACTCGATCTCCGGGTGGTGTTCGAGTTCGGCCGCCGTCTCGTGGGCACCGCCAAAGGCGGGCCTATCGGTGGCGATCAACGGCGAGCTCCCGCCATCGCTCTCGGGAACGATCCAGTAATCGACGTCGTCGTCGTACACCGTGGTGCTCGTTGCCAGGCCGACGCCGATGGCAGTGACGACGACGAGTAAGCTGATCGCGACGGCAACCCCGAGGATGCTGAAGAGAACGCGTTGGCGGGCTGTATATGTCGCTCGAGAAACGGTTTGCCGACAGGCTACCGCAATCAGCCCCCTCCATCGTATGAGCCATGACCGGAGTTTTGAGCGAAGCAATGGACGTCACTCCCGCTCCATCGGAGCCACTGATTCTGCCGCTCCGTCGCGTGGCACGTCGGTCTCGGCGCTGATTCGCCCGTCACGCAACCGAACGTTCCGATCGGCGATTTCGAGCGTTTCGTGGTCGTGAGAGGCGATAACGACGGCTCGCTCCTGGCCAATGCGTTCGAATTCGTTAAGGACGCGTCGCCCCGTCTCCGAATCGAGCTCGCCGGTCGGTTCATCGGCAACCACGAGCGCAGGGTCAGTCACGAGTGCGCGAGCGATCGACACGCGCTGTTGTTCGCCGCCACTCAACTCTCCTGGCCGGTGGGTGAGCCGGTCTTCGAGACCGACGCGCTCGAGGAGCGCTGTTGCCCGACGTTTGCGCTCCCCGGCTGGAACGCCGAGTTCGACCAGTGGGAGCCCGACGTTCGCCCGGGCAGACAGCGAGTCGACCAGATGGAAGTGTTGGAAGACGATTCCGACGTGCTCGAGCCGAAGACGGGTACGTTGCTTGCGAGAGAGTGCTGTGAGATCTTCACCTTGGAGCGTGACCGTCCCCTCGTCGGGACGCTCGAGACCGGCGAGATGGTGGAGCAACGTCGACTTCCCGCTCCCGCTTGGCCCACTGATTGCGACGATTTCGCCCGGGTATACCGAGAGGGAGACATCCTCGAGGGCGGTGACGACCGGGGGTTCGCCACGACCGAGCAGACTGCCGACGTACCCGGGCCGCTTCCCGCGAGTGTAGCGTTTTGTGATGGTATCCGCTCGGACAGTTGGTGGCGCCGTCTCGTCACCAGCTGTACTGTCGGATCCGCGAGCCATTGACGAACGGTAACGCTAAACCCAAATAACAGTCACGGTTCCGTAGCATTTCCAGCAGCTTCGGTCGGGGTGGCCACCTCCCAGAGCGA of the Natronosalvus vescus genome contains:
- a CDS encoding ABC transporter ATP-binding protein; this translates as MARGSDSTAGDETAPPTVRADTITKRYTRGKRPGYVGSLLGRGEPPVVTALEDVSLSVYPGEIVAISGPSGSGKSTLLHHLAGLERPDEGTVTLQGEDLTALSRKQRTRLRLEHVGIVFQHFHLVDSLSARANVGLPLVELGVPAGERKRRATALLERVGLEDRLTHRPGELSGGEQQRVSIARALVTDPALVVADEPTGELDSETGRRVLNEFERIGQERAVVIASHDHETLEIADRNVRLRDGRISAETDVPRDGAAESVAPMERE
- a CDS encoding ABC transporter permease, giving the protein MLRSKLRSWLIRWRGLIAVACRQTVSRATYTARQRVLFSILGVAVAISLLVVVTAIGVGLATSTTVYDDDVDYWIVPESDGGSSPLIATDRPAFGGAHETAAELEHHPEIEYVSPIVTDVVRIEHGDRSEYVLVVGVISSPGIGTVAGLDAEALTANDPYYTDTDNWTGEVILSKSAATHLDVDTNDTVTVGGTDGFTVVTVGESRAPGSATFPIALVQLSELQALTGGGEHDLADQFVVGTNAPTVKDDLEQVYPQSAVLTRAEMTASETMGSDLPLALSVAALVVAIGVGTLFVVATMGLELVAERRQLATLAALGISTGSQLRLITVQTLITTALGGLLGGVGGLVAAALVNELALTLLTSAPIAYLHPFLVGYGLLVALVIGIVSVPFLLVLTHRLSRGVP